From Channa argus isolate prfri chromosome 21, Channa argus male v1.0, whole genome shotgun sequence, one genomic window encodes:
- the lepb gene encoding leptin b produces MDILLPLFFVSLLAVPESSGLSIKEDYIKKTLQTALNIAQTTLVHIKKLRTKLPAYPEIEVTTPSFEGITSITHDLGLLENELQSPSNELLSQIQTDVSSLEGTVRSLAQTMDCSIKPRTTVGTSDNLFPYSLLYLTLTKVQHYLEQILLNKDKLKVC; encoded by the exons ATGGACATCCTTCTGCcgcttttctttgtctctcttcttgCAGTTCCTGAGTCCTCCGGTCTCTCTATAAAGGAAGACTACATCAAAAAAACCCTACAAACCGCTCTAAACATTGCTCAGACGACCCTGGTCCACATTAAGAAATTAAGGACAAAG TTGCCTGCATATCCAGAGATAGAAGTCACTACTCCTTCATTTGAGGGGATAACTAGTATTACTCATGACCTTGGACTTTTGGAAAATGAACTGCAGAGCCCTTCGAATGAGCTCCTCAGCCAGATCCAGACCGATGTCTCCAGCTTGGAGGGAACTGTCCGCTCCCTCGCACAGACTATGGACTGTTCCATTAAGCCCAGAACCACAGTAGGAACCAGCGACAATTTATTTCCATACAGCCTCCTTTACCTCACTCTGACAAAGGTTCAGCACTACCTGGAGCAAATCCTTCTCAATAAGGATAAACTCAAGGTCTGCTGA